From the Microbacterium sp. W4I4 genome, one window contains:
- a CDS encoding MBL fold metallo-hydrolase, producing MNEITVGDVTITRVEEMHGPILPPEQFFPSIPAAAWQEHRAGLSPDHLDDAGEMVQVAMQPWLVRSGGKTILIDTGVGSHKSRPAVDAWDHLDLDFVAALARAGAAPEDIDIVVNTHLHVDHVGWNTTWREGQWVPTFPNAVYLMPEEDFVYWNPETNPRVAGGVNENVYEDSVMPVHQAGQVQLWTGSHRIDDALELQAAPGHTPGSSIVRMDSGGRTVIFAGDLLHSPIQVFEPGHNSCFCEDPEQALATRHAVLTMAAETGALVLPAHISGHSGFEVEAAGDAFTITRWAEFSKL from the coding sequence ATGAACGAGATCACCGTCGGAGACGTGACCATCACACGCGTCGAAGAGATGCACGGCCCCATCCTCCCGCCCGAACAGTTCTTCCCCAGCATCCCGGCTGCGGCCTGGCAGGAGCACCGCGCCGGTCTGAGCCCCGACCATCTCGATGACGCCGGGGAGATGGTCCAGGTGGCCATGCAGCCGTGGCTGGTGCGCAGCGGCGGCAAGACCATCCTGATCGACACCGGAGTCGGCAGTCACAAGTCCCGCCCGGCGGTGGATGCGTGGGATCACCTCGACCTGGATTTCGTCGCCGCTCTCGCTCGTGCGGGCGCCGCTCCTGAGGACATCGACATCGTCGTGAACACGCACCTGCATGTGGATCACGTGGGCTGGAACACCACCTGGCGAGAGGGGCAGTGGGTGCCGACGTTCCCGAACGCCGTCTACCTCATGCCCGAGGAGGACTTCGTGTACTGGAACCCGGAGACCAACCCCCGGGTCGCGGGCGGAGTCAACGAGAACGTGTACGAGGACAGCGTCATGCCCGTGCACCAGGCCGGTCAGGTGCAGTTGTGGACGGGGAGCCACCGGATCGATGATGCGCTCGAGCTTCAGGCTGCTCCGGGGCACACCCCAGGATCCAGCATCGTCCGGATGGACTCCGGCGGTCGCACGGTGATCTTCGCGGGCGACCTGCTGCACAGCCCCATCCAGGTCTTCGAACCGGGCCACAACAGCTGCTTCTGCGAGGATCCTGAGCAGGCGCTTGCCACGCGTCATGCCGTCCTGACCATGGCGGCCGAGACGGGCGCGCTGGTGCTGCCGGCGCACATCAGCGGACACAGCGGCTTCGAGGTCGAGGCCGCGGGAGATGCGTTCACGATCACCCGCTGGGCTGAATTCTCGAAGCTGTGA
- a CDS encoding carboxylesterase/lipase family protein, producing MPVVEIALPDGRLRGLSHGGVRRFLGVPYAAPIGGAGRFAAPHPVVPWHGIRDATVAGPTSPQPDRSRFGSLDVSPFFAPGWVRGDDHLTVNVWAPEDTDGRAPVLVFVHGGGFIAGSASAPAYDGTGFARDGVVFVGVNYRLGAPGFLAVPDAPDNRGVLDVIQALRWVRENIAAFGGDPAAVTLAGQSAGAVIIASVLCEPDAEGLAHRAIMQSGTGVGAFTPEQGEIVASAFAEQLGVDLTVDALGAVPDAALVGASVMLGEVDVATASARAPIGDIVRFGPVHPRQPADRIAESWGGGVELLIGTNLDEAGLYLAPTGQLDGAVDPVAAAARFVDEPESLVAAYRREFPDADDVELVRSITGDGMFGAGTRRFADRHQSAGGTTHVYEFTWRPDSVRQLLGASHLMELPFVFDTDAEGLRGPDSLLGTTPPPADLAVRMHAAWVDFIQGLGPGWPACTADAQQVQSIGERWEMHSGHRARLHEAWGSA from the coding sequence GTGCCCGTGGTCGAGATCGCCCTGCCCGACGGGCGACTGCGAGGCTTGTCCCACGGAGGGGTCCGACGTTTTCTCGGCGTTCCGTACGCGGCGCCAATCGGCGGCGCGGGGCGGTTCGCTGCGCCGCATCCGGTCGTCCCGTGGCACGGCATCCGCGATGCCACGGTTGCGGGGCCGACCTCCCCGCAACCCGATCGCAGCCGCTTCGGTTCGCTGGATGTCAGCCCGTTCTTCGCGCCGGGCTGGGTGCGCGGTGACGATCACCTCACGGTGAACGTCTGGGCGCCGGAGGATACCGACGGGCGGGCGCCGGTGCTCGTGTTCGTCCACGGCGGTGGCTTCATCGCCGGCTCGGCATCCGCTCCCGCCTACGACGGCACGGGGTTCGCCCGCGACGGCGTCGTCTTCGTCGGGGTCAACTATCGGTTGGGGGCGCCCGGCTTCCTCGCCGTTCCCGATGCCCCCGACAACCGCGGCGTCCTGGACGTCATCCAGGCGCTCCGGTGGGTGCGCGAGAACATCGCGGCGTTCGGAGGCGACCCCGCGGCGGTCACCCTGGCCGGGCAGTCGGCCGGGGCAGTGATCATCGCGAGCGTGCTGTGCGAACCGGATGCCGAAGGGCTGGCACATCGGGCGATCATGCAGAGCGGCACAGGCGTGGGTGCCTTCACCCCTGAGCAGGGCGAGATCGTGGCATCCGCGTTCGCTGAGCAACTGGGTGTCGACCTCACAGTCGACGCGCTGGGCGCCGTTCCTGACGCGGCTCTCGTCGGGGCGTCGGTGATGCTGGGTGAGGTGGACGTCGCCACCGCTTCCGCGCGGGCCCCCATCGGGGACATCGTGCGGTTCGGCCCTGTTCATCCACGCCAGCCCGCGGACAGGATCGCGGAGTCCTGGGGTGGTGGTGTTGAACTGCTCATCGGCACGAATCTCGACGAGGCGGGACTCTACCTGGCGCCGACCGGGCAGTTGGACGGGGCCGTCGATCCTGTCGCCGCGGCCGCCCGTTTCGTGGACGAACCGGAGTCGCTGGTCGCGGCGTACCGCCGTGAGTTCCCGGATGCCGATGACGTAGAGCTCGTGCGGAGCATCACCGGGGACGGCATGTTCGGCGCCGGCACCCGCCGGTTCGCGGACCGGCATCAGTCAGCGGGAGGCACGACCCACGTCTACGAGTTCACCTGGCGCCCCGACTCGGTACGCCAGCTGCTCGGAGCGAGCCATCTCATGGAGCTGCCGTTCGTCTTCGACACGGATGCCGAGGGGCTTCGCGGCCCAGACTCCCTGCTGGGCACGACCCCGCCGCCGGCTGATCTGGCCGTCCGCATGCACGCCGCGTGGGTCGACTTCATCCAGGGCCTCGGACCCGGATGGCCGGCGTGCACCGCCGACGCGCAGCAGGTCCAGTCGATCGGTGAGCGGTGGGAGATGCATTCCGGTCACCGGGCGCGGTTGCACGAGGCGTGGGGGAGTGCCTGA